The Natrinema salaciae genome contains a region encoding:
- a CDS encoding right-handed parallel beta-helix repeat-containing protein — protein MSDRSDMQRSNRDGSCRSRSTGREDGRPARDGPISRSRRRFLQGTVAAGTAGIGLTSAASASTDAYGEYYDDYSTVVDVTDVGADNTGNESVTPVLEELREDDTLLVFPEGRYYMDEQFRFTGFENFGVVGENATLVPADFHEFDGPQYRLFRLGVSSRPGGRVRFEGFDVDQRAPDTGIRTIETYASERLEVRDITVYGQHDSGTWGPGMFNITEPDGRGIVERFRVPDGAAWINNTPNAGNNWRGPIGIEATLNEGTLTFRRCWVGPFPSNGLYAAGGNGKIIVDGGWFWDSNGANVRVGGTHSEIRWPTVEIKSSRPEDTIQRAIRVEQGRDIQVYGAAVNITSPMPTSHAISVMHSCESARIEGTTLDIRGEDVNHGIVCSPGSGEATIVDTTITHETSGGYPLWIQDSDSSGQVLAEYLTIDGQAGEDGGFRDGIRCERDNCRFNVVDIKQQGRSGVDRNAIVNTGEELTVYRSNLRASKYPYIDIGSGSLVLDSDLESSSGLEAACLYASCDSPSLKDSRLVNGIRNFGASDITTWKNSYE, from the coding sequence ATGTCGGACCGAAGTGATATGCAGCGCTCGAATCGAGACGGTTCTTGTCGTTCTCGGTCGACCGGTCGGGAGGACGGTCGGCCCGCTCGCGACGGTCCGATTTCGCGGTCGAGGAGACGGTTTCTGCAAGGAACCGTAGCCGCGGGTACCGCCGGAATCGGACTGACGTCGGCAGCCAGCGCGTCCACGGACGCGTACGGGGAGTACTACGACGATTACTCGACGGTCGTCGACGTGACCGACGTGGGGGCCGACAACACCGGGAACGAATCGGTAACGCCGGTTCTCGAGGAACTTCGAGAGGATGATACGTTACTCGTGTTTCCCGAGGGCCGATACTATATGGACGAACAGTTCCGGTTCACCGGCTTCGAGAATTTCGGCGTCGTCGGCGAGAACGCGACGCTGGTTCCGGCGGACTTTCACGAGTTCGATGGCCCGCAGTACCGCCTCTTCCGGCTCGGCGTGTCGTCAAGACCCGGTGGTCGCGTTCGATTCGAGGGGTTCGACGTCGACCAGCGGGCCCCCGACACGGGAATCCGAACGATCGAGACGTACGCCTCCGAGCGCCTCGAAGTGCGAGACATCACCGTCTACGGCCAACACGATAGCGGGACCTGGGGTCCCGGGATGTTCAACATCACCGAGCCCGACGGCCGAGGTATCGTCGAACGGTTCCGCGTGCCGGACGGCGCCGCGTGGATCAACAACACGCCGAACGCGGGTAACAACTGGCGTGGCCCGATCGGTATCGAGGCCACGCTGAACGAGGGAACGCTCACGTTCAGGCGTTGTTGGGTCGGGCCGTTCCCGAGCAACGGTCTCTACGCGGCGGGCGGAAACGGCAAGATCATCGTTGACGGCGGCTGGTTCTGGGATAGCAATGGGGCAAACGTTCGCGTCGGCGGCACCCACAGCGAAATCCGGTGGCCGACAGTCGAGATCAAATCGAGTCGACCGGAGGACACGATCCAGCGGGCGATCCGGGTCGAACAAGGTCGCGATATCCAGGTTTACGGTGCGGCCGTCAACATCACCTCACCCATGCCGACCAGTCACGCGATCTCGGTGATGCACTCCTGTGAAAGTGCCCGTATCGAGGGAACGACGCTCGATATCCGTGGCGAAGACGTAAACCACGGGATCGTCTGCTCACCCGGCTCTGGAGAGGCGACGATCGTCGATACGACGATCACCCACGAGACCTCGGGCGGCTATCCGCTGTGGATACAGGACAGCGACAGCAGTGGACAGGTTCTCGCCGAGTACCTCACGATCGACGGGCAGGCAGGTGAGGACGGCGGTTTCCGCGATGGAATTCGCTGTGAACGGGACAACTGCCGGTTCAACGTCGTCGATATCAAGCAACAGGGTCGCAGCGGTGTGGACCGGAACGCGATCGTCAACACGGGCGAGGAACTGACGGTCTACCGATCTAACCTGCGTGCCAGCAAGTATCCGTACATCGACATCGGCTCCGGATCCCTCGTTCTCGATTCGGACCTCGAATCGTCGTCCGGTCTCGAGGCCGCCTGTCTCTACGCGTCGTGTGATAGTCCGTCGCTCAAGGACAGCAGACTGGTCAACGGGATCCGTAACTTCGGTGCGAGCGACATCACGACCTGGAAGAATAGCTACGAGTAG
- a CDS encoding helix-turn-helix domain-containing protein: MGFIAAIHLVHDDLPLVPTIDRCSGVTFRYEYGTTVDGRRLQFVSAFGGETTAVEDALADDPTVSRAVRVAAFENRDIYRILLDTDLELVPDHCAEYGLFVFTVTSENGGWNIRVHLPDRDTLSAFRAHYHDRGISFRVTQLYDSSASDERTYFLTERQHEILTMAYYGDYFEVPREITQDDLADRLGISDSAVSQRLRRAISELIAATLENDRMPNDSR; this comes from the coding sequence ATGGGATTTATCGCAGCAATCCACCTCGTCCACGACGACCTTCCGCTGGTGCCGACGATCGATCGCTGTTCCGGCGTCACGTTTAGATACGAGTACGGGACGACGGTCGACGGGCGACGTCTACAGTTCGTCTCCGCCTTCGGCGGCGAGACCACGGCCGTCGAGGATGCGCTGGCCGACGATCCGACGGTCTCGAGGGCGGTTCGCGTCGCCGCGTTCGAGAACCGGGACATCTATCGCATTCTCCTCGACACCGATCTCGAGCTCGTGCCGGATCACTGTGCCGAGTACGGACTGTTCGTCTTCACGGTAACGAGCGAGAACGGAGGCTGGAACATCCGCGTCCACCTTCCCGACCGGGACACGCTGTCGGCGTTCCGGGCGCACTACCACGACCGTGGGATCTCGTTTCGTGTGACGCAGCTGTACGACTCATCGGCGTCGGACGAGCGGACGTACTTCCTGACCGAGCGCCAGCACGAGATTCTCACGATGGCCTACTACGGCGACTACTTCGAGGTGCCACGAGAGATCACGCAGGACGACCTCGCCGATCGCCTCGGTATTTCGGACTCGGCGGTCTCCCAGCGGCTGCGGCGCGCGATCTCCGAACTGATCGCCGCCACGCTCGAGAACGATCGAATGCCGAACGACTCCCGATAA
- a CDS encoding alkaline phosphatase family protein: MTRTFRRDDATPTGSTAQESNGLETLLIGIDAGCLPVFERLFEDDRIPTIERLCSEGVTAPLESQIPPWTPSAWPSIYTGVNPGKHGVVGFVGYDGYDWHVTSNDDVREHPLWTLLDRHDRSSVIVNAPVTHPPDEFDGAVVPGFLGPEDPRCHPEGLLDEIRDEIGAYRVYPNYTRDDDSLDDEAKIAEYQNLVRMRGEAFRYLVDEFEPAFGFIQFQKTDTVFHEFSGDDRHIGPVYEAADEQIGAILDACDPDRVFLVSDHGMGAYEGYEFRINEYLRDMDFLETTTGGKGMPSWTPMRRRLREGEEYDTWEPGPVARAASVAARFGVTARRIRTALERVGLADVAIEYAPGGVSRTANEQVDFAESAAYVRARTELGVRINLEGRDPTGVVPQDEYEELREELIRTLQAVETPDGEPFFETVAPREQYFHGDEIDETVDIVTIPADFEHMLSEQLADGDYFHPAEPWNHKLDGIFLAAGEGIDEDASLERAHLFDVAPTVMAAMGVPYSDRMDGNVVPVVDPVEPMSYPEYEEGDDEQRPATDEAVTDRLADLGYMN; the protein is encoded by the coding sequence ATGACTCGGACGTTTCGCCGTGACGACGCAACACCGACTGGGAGTACCGCACAGGAATCGAACGGATTGGAGACGCTGCTTATCGGTATCGACGCGGGGTGTCTACCGGTCTTCGAGCGATTGTTCGAAGACGATCGGATTCCGACCATCGAGCGGCTCTGTTCGGAGGGCGTAACCGCGCCGCTCGAGTCGCAGATTCCGCCGTGGACGCCGAGTGCCTGGCCGTCGATCTACACCGGCGTCAACCCCGGGAAACACGGCGTGGTCGGCTTCGTCGGCTACGACGGGTACGACTGGCACGTGACGAGCAACGACGACGTCCGGGAGCATCCGCTGTGGACGCTGCTGGATCGCCACGATCGCTCGAGCGTCATCGTCAACGCGCCGGTCACGCATCCGCCGGACGAGTTCGACGGGGCGGTCGTTCCTGGATTCCTCGGCCCCGAGGACCCGCGATGTCATCCCGAGGGGCTCTTAGACGAGATCCGCGACGAGATCGGAGCGTATCGCGTCTATCCGAACTATACGCGTGACGACGACTCGCTCGACGACGAGGCGAAGATCGCGGAGTACCAGAACCTCGTTCGGATGCGCGGCGAAGCGTTTCGCTACCTCGTCGACGAGTTCGAGCCGGCGTTCGGCTTCATCCAGTTTCAGAAGACGGACACGGTCTTTCACGAGTTCAGCGGCGACGATCGCCACATCGGCCCGGTGTACGAGGCGGCCGACGAGCAGATCGGGGCGATCCTCGATGCGTGCGATCCGGACCGCGTCTTCCTGGTCAGCGACCACGGGATGGGCGCGTACGAGGGGTACGAGTTCCGGATCAACGAATACCTCCGCGACATGGACTTCCTCGAGACGACGACCGGGGGCAAGGGGATGCCATCGTGGACGCCGATGCGCAGGCGGCTCCGCGAGGGGGAGGAGTACGACACCTGGGAGCCGGGGCCGGTCGCGCGCGCGGCATCGGTCGCCGCCCGGTTCGGGGTCACCGCCCGCCGCATCAGAACGGCGCTCGAGCGCGTCGGACTGGCCGATGTCGCTATCGAGTACGCGCCGGGCGGCGTCTCCCGGACGGCCAACGAGCAGGTCGACTTCGCCGAATCGGCGGCGTACGTTCGTGCGCGAACCGAACTCGGCGTCCGGATCAACCTCGAGGGGCGCGATCCGACGGGCGTCGTTCCACAGGACGAGTACGAGGAACTCCGCGAGGAACTCATTCGAACGCTTCAGGCCGTCGAGACGCCCGACGGTGAGCCGTTCTTCGAGACGGTCGCACCGCGTGAACAGTACTTCCACGGCGACGAGATAGACGAGACCGTCGATATCGTCACGATCCCCGCGGACTTCGAACACATGCTCTCCGAACAGCTAGCCGACGGTGACTACTTCCACCCGGCCGAGCCCTGGAACCACAAGCTCGACGGGATCTTCCTCGCCGCGGGCGAGGGAATCGACGAGGACGCCTCCCTGGAGCGGGCCCATCTCTTCGACGTCGCGCCGACGGTCATGGCCGCGATGGGGGTCCCCTACAGCGACCGCATGGACGGCAACGTGGTTCCGGTCGTCGACCCGGTCGAACCGATGTCCTATCCCGAGTACGAGGAAGGGGACGACGAACAGCGGCCGGCGACGGACGAAGCGGTGACCGATCGACTGGCCGATCTCGGCTACATGAACTGA
- the glmM gene encoding phosphoglucosamine mutase gives MFGTSGIRGTVGEEVTAELALSVGRAVASDGYDRVVVGRDVRESGAVLVDALTAGLRDCGADVLEAGIAPTPTIARAVPRANADAGIVVTASHNPAPDNGLKLWSASGKAFGPEERDAIAARVGGDEYDPRPWDGHGSLERLEDATARHAAALVESVSIEDPPSVAVDVGNGAGGVTARALSTLGCDVVTLNGQRDGRFPGRPSEPTRETLGDLSALVESTDAALGVAHDGDADRMLAVDETGSFVPKDVLLALFAREAATDGDVIAAPVGTSMAVDDALASVGASVSRTRVGDTFVADRAARPDVVFGGEPSGAWIWPDETPCPDGPLAACKLVALAAERGPLSSLVAAIETYPIRRASVRVEAKAAVMNRVRDRVQEQYDDVDTLDGVYVDLDDGWMLLRASGTEPVVRLTVEARDEFRAERLEADGIGILENAIATVSGIKQ, from the coding sequence ATGTTCGGAACGAGCGGTATTCGCGGAACCGTCGGCGAGGAGGTAACGGCCGAACTCGCTCTCTCGGTCGGTCGCGCCGTCGCGTCGGACGGCTACGATCGTGTCGTCGTCGGGCGAGACGTTCGCGAGAGCGGTGCGGTTCTGGTCGACGCACTGACCGCTGGATTGCGCGACTGCGGTGCGGACGTCCTCGAGGCCGGGATCGCACCGACGCCGACGATCGCCAGGGCCGTCCCACGGGCGAACGCGGACGCGGGAATCGTCGTCACGGCCTCGCACAATCCGGCACCGGACAACGGGCTCAAACTCTGGTCGGCGTCGGGCAAGGCCTTCGGTCCCGAGGAGCGCGACGCGATCGCCGCTCGAGTCGGGGGCGACGAGTACGACCCGCGGCCCTGGGACGGGCACGGCTCGCTCGAGCGACTCGAGGACGCGACGGCCCGACACGCGGCGGCGCTGGTCGAGTCGGTGTCGATCGAGGACCCGCCGAGCGTCGCCGTCGACGTCGGGAACGGTGCCGGTGGAGTCACTGCCCGTGCGCTCTCGACGCTCGGTTGTGACGTCGTGACGCTGAACGGGCAGCGAGACGGCCGCTTTCCGGGTCGGCCGAGTGAACCGACTCGAGAGACGCTGGGCGATCTCTCGGCGCTCGTCGAATCGACGGACGCCGCGCTCGGCGTCGCGCACGACGGCGACGCTGATCGGATGCTCGCCGTCGACGAGACGGGGTCGTTCGTGCCGAAGGACGTCCTCCTGGCGCTGTTCGCGCGCGAGGCGGCGACCGACGGCGACGTGATCGCTGCGCCGGTCGGGACGAGCATGGCCGTCGACGACGCGCTGGCGTCGGTCGGCGCATCAGTGAGCCGAACGCGGGTCGGCGACACGTTCGTGGCCGACCGCGCTGCACGGCCGGACGTCGTCTTCGGCGGCGAGCCGAGCGGAGCGTGGATCTGGCCCGACGAGACGCCGTGCCCGGACGGCCCGCTCGCCGCGTGCAAGCTGGTCGCGCTCGCTGCCGAACGGGGCCCGCTGTCGTCGCTCGTCGCGGCGATCGAGACGTACCCCATCCGTCGCGCGTCGGTCAGGGTCGAGGCGAAAGCCGCCGTGATGAACCGGGTTCGGGATCGCGTTCAGGAGCAGTACGACGACGTCGACACGCTCGACGGCGTCTACGTCGACCTCGACGATGGCTGGATGCTCCTGCGTGCGAGCGGGACCGAACCCGTCGTCCGTCTCACGGTCGAAGCGCGGGACGAGTTTCGCGCCGAACGTCTCGAGGCCGACGGGATCGGAATCCTCGAGAACGCGATCGCGACCGTCTCGGGAATCAAACAGTGA
- a CDS encoding cation:proton antiporter codes for MSIHVSLDVVALIAAIVGLGVAAQVLAAKYRVPSVLFLILMGVAIGPEGLELIPPDAVGDSLSTIVGVSVAIIIFEGTFRLEYGAIWNASRAVSRMITIGAVIAFVGTALAVRLLLRASWDIAFLIGALLVATGPTVIAPILAVVPVREEVATTLEIEGIVNDVTAAVLAVVLFKAMTARHLAPGGYVWLFVQRLAMGVIVGFVVAGVVWYLLTQVEHPSETAPQTARLLALASAVIAFAAADSVFSEAGIVAAATAGFTLGSLELPYQEEILQFMRDVTLLVLSFVFITLAALLEFAELLALGVAGLAVVAVLMVVIRPLAVFVSTGRVGFTTNERLFMSFVGPRGIIPASVATLFAVRLQTEVPPTDPSGAHLLLGTVFLAILVTVVVEAGFARQIAGLLGATESEQ; via the coding sequence GTGTCCATTCACGTCAGCCTCGACGTCGTCGCCCTCATCGCGGCCATCGTCGGCCTCGGTGTCGCGGCGCAGGTTCTCGCCGCGAAGTACCGGGTGCCGAGCGTGTTGTTTCTCATCCTCATGGGCGTCGCCATCGGTCCCGAGGGTCTCGAGTTGATACCGCCCGACGCCGTCGGCGATTCGCTCTCGACCATCGTCGGCGTGAGCGTCGCCATCATCATCTTCGAGGGCACGTTTCGCCTCGAGTACGGGGCCATCTGGAATGCGTCGAGGGCGGTCAGCCGGATGATCACGATCGGAGCGGTCATCGCGTTCGTCGGGACGGCCCTGGCCGTGCGCCTGCTGCTGAGAGCGAGCTGGGATATCGCGTTCCTCATCGGCGCGCTGCTGGTCGCCACCGGGCCGACGGTCATCGCGCCGATTCTCGCGGTGGTTCCCGTTCGCGAGGAGGTCGCCACGACGCTCGAAATCGAAGGGATCGTCAACGACGTCACGGCCGCGGTGCTGGCGGTCGTCCTCTTCAAGGCCATGACGGCCCGACACCTCGCGCCGGGCGGGTACGTGTGGCTCTTCGTCCAGCGCCTCGCGATGGGGGTGATCGTCGGGTTCGTGGTCGCCGGGGTCGTCTGGTACCTCCTCACGCAGGTCGAACACCCATCCGAGACCGCGCCGCAGACGGCTCGACTGCTCGCGCTGGCCAGTGCCGTCATCGCGTTCGCCGCCGCTGACTCGGTGTTCTCGGAGGCCGGAATCGTGGCCGCCGCCACTGCGGGGTTCACCCTCGGAAGCCTCGAACTGCCCTATCAGGAGGAGATCCTGCAGTTCATGAGGGACGTGACGTTGCTGGTCCTCTCGTTCGTCTTCATCACGCTCGCGGCGTTGCTCGAGTTCGCGGAACTCCTCGCGCTGGGTGTCGCGGGGCTCGCGGTCGTCGCGGTCCTGATGGTCGTGATCCGTCCGCTGGCCGTCTTCGTCTCGACGGGCAGGGTCGGCTTCACGACGAACGAACGGCTATTCATGAGTTTCGTCGGGCCGCGGGGGATTATCCCTGCGTCGGTCGCGACGCTGTTCGCCGTCCGGCTGCAGACGGAGGTGCCGCCGACCGATCCGTCGGGGGCGCATTTGCTACTCGGCACCGTCTTTCTCGCCATTCTCGTCACGGTCGTCGTTGAAGCAGGCTTCGCGAGACAGATCGCCGGGTTGCTTGGGGCAACCGAGTCGGAGCAATGA
- a CDS encoding pyridoxal phosphate-dependent aminotransferase has protein sequence MTMEFTDRVSRVEPSATLAISALATELEADGADIVDLSVGEPDFPTPENIVEAGKDAMDAGHTGYTTSAGILELREAIADKLADDGLDHGPENVIVTPGAKQALYEVVQVLVQDGDEVVLLDPAWVSYEAMVKMAGGELTRVDLSDTDFQLEPALDDLAAAVSDETELLVVNSPSNPTGAVYSDAALEGVRDLAVEHDVTVISDEIYKEITYGVEPTSLGTLEGMADRTVTVNGFSKAYSMTGWRLGYFAGPESLVDQAGKLHSHSVSSAVNFVQHAGLEALETDDAVTEMVAAFEDRRDLVVDLLAEHDVDVAVPEGAFYMMLPVDDDDQAWCEGAIEDAHVATVPGSAFGTPGYARISYAASEDRLEEGIERLAAEGYL, from the coding sequence ATGACGATGGAATTCACCGACCGCGTCAGCCGAGTTGAACCGTCCGCAACGCTCGCCATCTCCGCGCTCGCCACCGAACTCGAGGCCGATGGCGCAGACATCGTCGACCTCTCCGTCGGCGAACCCGACTTCCCCACGCCCGAGAACATCGTCGAGGCCGGCAAGGACGCGATGGACGCCGGCCACACCGGCTACACCACGTCCGCCGGGATCCTCGAACTGCGCGAGGCCATCGCCGACAAGCTGGCCGACGACGGCCTCGACCACGGCCCCGAGAACGTCATCGTCACGCCGGGTGCGAAACAGGCCCTCTACGAGGTCGTCCAGGTGCTCGTGCAGGACGGCGACGAGGTCGTCCTGCTCGACCCCGCGTGGGTCTCCTACGAAGCCATGGTCAAGATGGCCGGCGGCGAGCTCACCCGCGTCGACCTCTCCGATACCGACTTCCAGCTCGAGCCGGCGCTCGACGACCTCGCAGCCGCCGTCTCGGACGAGACCGAACTGCTGGTCGTCAACTCGCCGTCGAACCCCACCGGCGCCGTCTACTCCGACGCGGCGCTGGAGGGCGTCCGCGATCTGGCCGTCGAGCACGACGTGACCGTGATCTCCGACGAGATCTACAAGGAGATCACCTACGGCGTCGAGCCGACGAGCCTGGGCACGCTCGAGGGGATGGCCGACCGCACCGTGACGGTCAACGGCTTCTCGAAGGCCTACTCGATGACCGGCTGGCGGCTCGGCTACTTCGCCGGTCCCGAGTCGCTGGTCGATCAGGCCGGCAAACTCCACAGCCACTCCGTCTCCTCGGCCGTCAACTTCGTCCAGCACGCCGGCCTCGAGGCGCTCGAGACCGACGACGCCGTCACGGAGATGGTCGCGGCCTTCGAGGACCGACGCGATCTGGTCGTCGACCTGCTCGCCGAGCACGACGTCGACGTCGCCGTCCCCGAGGGCGCGTTCTACATGATGCTGCCCGTCGACGACGACGATCAGGCGTGGTGCGAGGGCGCGATCGAGGACGCCCACGTCGCGACCGTTCCCGGCAGCGCCTTCGGCACCCCCGGCTACGCGCGGATCTCGTACGCCGCGAGCGAGGACCGACTCGAGGAGGGTATCGAGCGACTGGCCGCGGAAGGCTACCTGTAG
- the ribH gene encoding 6,7-dimethyl-8-ribityllumazine synthase, with product MTALGLVVAQFNRPITEQMEQEALEAATAAGAEVYETVHVPGAYDAPLAADRLARRDDVDAVAVVGTVITGDTDHDQVITDATAQRLSDVSLERDTPVTLGVTGPGMSAAEARERVENAAKAVEGALDLVDELPDPSSAVDSQQ from the coding sequence ATGACCGCGCTCGGACTGGTGGTCGCGCAGTTCAACCGCCCGATCACCGAGCAGATGGAGCAGGAAGCACTCGAGGCGGCGACCGCCGCGGGTGCCGAGGTGTACGAGACGGTCCACGTACCGGGGGCGTACGACGCGCCACTGGCTGCCGACCGGCTCGCTCGCCGCGACGACGTCGATGCGGTGGCCGTCGTCGGGACGGTCATCACCGGCGACACGGATCACGATCAGGTGATCACCGACGCCACCGCTCAGCGGCTCTCCGACGTGAGTCTCGAACGTGACACGCCCGTGACCCTCGGCGTGACCGGCCCCGGCATGTCCGCCGCCGAAGCGCGCGAACGCGTTGAGAACGCCGCCAAAGCCGTCGAGGGCGCGCTCGATCTCGTCGACGAACTACCCGACCCCAGTTCAGCTGTCGATTCCCAACAATGA
- a CDS encoding DUF4097 family beta strand repeat-containing protein → MQSNVSRRRLLTGGSLGVLASLAGCLATGRGETETVTETYETDGVGAVSLSTESGSITVEGGQGDAVEVRGHKAAPTEDTLESVTIETSRDGDRLVVEGRQGDEPPFLFGPDPKLDLEVTIPAGVRLARAATTNGDIDVREVTGELAAETTNGDIDVRGVDGGLVAESTNGSIRATGVSGDVHAETTNGSIDVTLADGDSDGDLFAESTNGDVTVLAPDSLDAIVSAATTNGDVSVEGIDGVNVSSDDSVDVTLGDGTRSVRVETTNGDVTVRSESDG, encoded by the coding sequence ATGCAATCGAACGTCTCGCGACGTCGACTACTCACTGGGGGGAGTCTCGGTGTGCTCGCGTCGCTCGCCGGCTGTCTCGCGACCGGACGGGGGGAAACGGAGACCGTGACGGAAACCTACGAGACCGACGGGGTCGGCGCCGTCTCGCTTTCGACCGAGTCCGGATCGATCACCGTCGAAGGGGGACAGGGTGACGCGGTCGAGGTTCGCGGCCACAAGGCAGCGCCGACCGAGGATACCCTCGAGTCCGTGACGATCGAGACCAGCCGCGACGGCGACCGCCTCGTCGTCGAGGGACGGCAGGGCGACGAGCCGCCGTTCCTGTTCGGTCCCGATCCGAAGCTAGACCTCGAGGTGACGATTCCCGCCGGCGTCCGCCTCGCTCGTGCGGCGACGACGAACGGGGATATCGACGTTCGCGAGGTGACCGGCGAGTTGGCGGCCGAGACGACGAACGGTGACATCGACGTTCGAGGCGTCGACGGCGGACTGGTCGCCGAGAGTACGAACGGGTCGATTCGCGCAACCGGCGTCAGCGGCGACGTCCACGCGGAGACGACCAACGGGAGTATCGACGTCACGCTCGCGGACGGCGACAGCGACGGCGACCTGTTCGCGGAGAGCACCAACGGCGACGTCACCGTTCTCGCGCCCGACTCCCTCGACGCGATCGTTAGCGCCGCCACGACGAACGGCGACGTTTCCGTCGAGGGGATCGACGGCGTGAACGTCTCGAGCGACGACTCGGTCGACGTGACGCTCGGGGATGGGACACGGAGCGTGCGGGTCGAGACGACCAACGGCGACGTCACCGTTCGCAGTGAATCCGACGGCTAA
- a CDS encoding 5-(carboxyamino)imidazole ribonucleotide synthase, translated as MTTLRTPGPTIGVVGGGQLGRMLAEAAAPLGVEVVVLDPTPDCPAALVARDQIVAEFDDEAGIRELAARADVLTFEIELADQDVMERVSEDTGTPVHPKPSTLETIHDKLVQKRTLEDAGVPVPPFRAVDDADDVRAAIDDYGAPVMLKARTGGYDGRGNVPVESKSEAEDALEAVAGPAMVESFVDFEREVSVIAVEGDDEVATFPIGENVHEAEILRETIVPARSSEAVTERAHAVARDVLEVMDGRGVYGIELFETTDGEILLNEIAPRPHNSGHWTIEGAASSQFEQHVRAVLGWPLAATDLRSPTVTTNLLGDVDDERPARLTDLDEILETPRAALHWYGKRQARPLRKMGHVTLSADESASDTSVGELLERARALEDAVTFRP; from the coding sequence ATGACGACGCTACGGACGCCGGGACCGACGATCGGCGTAGTCGGAGGGGGACAGCTCGGGCGAATGCTCGCCGAGGCGGCCGCGCCGCTGGGCGTCGAGGTGGTCGTGCTCGATCCGACGCCGGACTGTCCGGCCGCACTCGTGGCCCGCGATCAGATCGTCGCCGAGTTCGACGACGAAGCGGGGATCCGCGAACTCGCCGCGCGCGCCGACGTCCTCACGTTCGAAATCGAACTCGCGGATCAGGACGTGATGGAACGGGTGAGCGAGGACACCGGGACTCCCGTCCACCCGAAGCCGTCGACGCTGGAGACCATCCACGACAAACTCGTCCAGAAGCGGACGCTCGAGGACGCCGGAGTCCCAGTACCGCCGTTTCGCGCGGTCGACGACGCCGACGACGTCCGCGCGGCGATCGACGACTACGGCGCGCCGGTGATGCTCAAAGCGCGAACCGGCGGCTACGACGGCCGGGGCAACGTCCCCGTCGAATCGAAATCCGAAGCCGAGGACGCCCTCGAGGCGGTCGCCGGCCCCGCGATGGTCGAGTCGTTCGTCGACTTCGAACGTGAGGTATCGGTCATCGCGGTCGAGGGAGACGACGAGGTCGCGACCTTCCCGATCGGGGAGAACGTCCACGAGGCGGAGATCCTCCGGGAAACGATCGTTCCCGCTCGCTCGAGCGAGGCCGTCACCGAGCGCGCTCACGCGGTCGCTCGCGACGTGCTCGAAGTGATGGACGGGCGCGGCGTCTACGGGATCGAACTCTTCGAAACGACCGACGGCGAGATCCTGCTCAACGAGATCGCGCCGCGCCCACACAACTCCGGCCACTGGACCATCGAGGGCGCGGCGAGTTCCCAGTTCGAACAGCACGTCCGTGCCGTACTCGGCTGGCCGCTGGCCGCGACCGACCTGCGCTCGCCGACGGTCACGACGAACCTCCTCGGCGACGTGGACGACGAGCGACCCGCACGGCTGACCGATCTCGACGAAATTCTCGAGACGCCGCGCGCGGCTCTCCACTGGTACGGCAAACGACAGGCCCGCCCCCTCCGGAAGATGGGCCACGTGACGCTCTCGGCGGACGAATCGGCGTCGGATACGTCGGTCGGGGAACTGCTCGAGCGTGCGCGCGCCCTCGAGGACGCCGTGACGTTCCGGCCGTAG